The Primulina huaijiensis isolate GDHJ02 chromosome 10, ASM1229523v2, whole genome shotgun sequence region TcgtgttttaattttattttagtgagaAATATGAGGAGGTTGCATCATGGGATAATTGGAATTGCGAATTCTCAATTTTCAACTGCTGCTGAACCATCCTGGAGGCATGGGAACTCGCTTGTGAGTTTTTATCTTGTTCGATTTTGTTTGGatcaatttcttttttcttttaccaTTTTTCGTTTCTTTTATAATTGCTCGAATAAAGAACATATTCTGGAAATAGGATCACAAATAAAAAAAGCTAAAGGTGCGTGCTTGCTTTAGAACTTTAGTTTTCTTCAGTTAACTTTGAGCATGGTTATTAAAAAGGCCACAAACGAATGgaagtaaaataaaattaatatcaagaaaAATATGGGGGCAGAAGTGTCCGCTATGTATTGCATtgcattcttttatttttttatttttttaattgatgaaGTTCTAGTGGATTACATTATCTTTTGTGTCAGAGGGTGCCAAATCTTATCGGAGGAAGCTTTGTAGATTCACATTCATCTGATTCCATTGATGTCATAAACCCGGTAAGTGATTTAGATGCTGAAATGATTgcatttattctttttttatttatgtttgtctATATGTTTGAGTTGCGTGTAGTTCTTTAGCCCTTCATTTTGATTACCTGACATTTTACCTTAGGCAACACAAGAAGTGGTTTCGCAAGTACCTCTAACAACAAAGGATGAGTTCAAGTCTGCTGTTTTTGCAGCCAAACAAGCATTTCCATCATGGAGGAACACCCCAATCACAACTAGACAGCGCGCAATGTTAAAGTTCCAAGATCTTATTCGTAAGAACATGGTGAGTGGTTTTATTTCtttgaatataatttattttttttgtccatGGCATCgattcaacaaaataatttaaacttctGCTGTAGGATAAGCTTGCTTTGAACATTACCACAGAACAAGGGAAAACATTGAAGGATGCTCAAGGTGACGTGTTCCGCGGTCTAGGTTAGTAACTTATGTGTGTGTTGATTTTACTGTTTTGGACAGTAGATAATGATTTGAGTTCTTATTGTTTTTTGAGTTTCGTGAAGAGGTGGTGGAACATGTGTGTGGAATGGCCACTCTCCAGATGGGAGAGTATGTTTCCAACGTGTCAAATGGAATAGATACCTACAGCATTAGAGAACCAATTGGTGTTTGTGCTGGGATTTGCCCCTTCAACTTCCCAGCAATGATTCCCTTATGGGTAAATCTGCCTTTGTTTTCTTATGCTTACATAACTTGAAGTTTGTATGATTCTTTCATTTATCTTACATTCTGCCCTCTTTatgtttaataattaataagtatattttcttgtttgaaatttcaaaacaataCATGGTATTAAGACATCTTTTTCTGACGTCTCATGTCAGATGTTTCCGGTTGCAGTGACGTGTGGAAATACTTTTGTTCTTAAGCCATCTGAAAAAGATCCAGGTGAGTGTTTGCTTCACATCTTTTGTCCTATTTACTGTCAGTATTAGTTAGTCTTTGTTGTGAATGTGAAAATTTTACACACGCGAAGTTTTTCCACAATGATTTCACAAGTATTACTTGCATAATGTTTCTAGAATATTTAAGTGCCTGTTTTGCGACTGATTTTTTGctctgtttttctttttactttttcaGGGGCTTCTATGATCCTTGCAGAGTTGGCTATGGAGGCTGGTTTGCCCGATGGTGTCCTCAACATTGTTCATGGCACCAATGTACGTTCCTGTTTTCAATTTTATATCATCTATACTCCCTTGTCATGCCTTCAATAATCATTTTGAATTAGAAAACAGTGATCATTTGCTCAATACCAGTGTATGAGCGAATATTATTCATTTATTGTAGATCTGATACATTTTATGTTAATGCTCTTTTGTGCAGGACACGGTTAATGCTATATGTGATGACGAAGATATTAGGGCCATATCATTTGTTGGTTCAAACACGGTATGTAAGCTGTCCATGTCACACTTGCGTTTCAGTTGAGTTGACCTTGCCTATTCAACTGAAATTATTTGTTGCAGGTGATAGTTTGAGTCTACTAATTTGTTTGGTTTAGATGGATTAACAATCAATATATCTGGAGTCAACTTGTAAATAAATAGCACCAAATTCCGTCAGTATGGCCCAAAATGATCCACATGTCACTTGTGATTTGACTATATAAAGTTTAAATGGATCAGATACAAAATCAGGCACCCCAAAAAAAACCACTAAACCACATATACCAACCCATTCATGCATCTAAAAGTTATTGCCATGCAATGGGCACAAACTTCTAGTCAGGACCACACGCAAGCTGGTTCCATGTGTTCTCTCTCCAAGTCCAAGAGTTTTTCGTCCACATTCACCACGTTGATTAACTCAGACTCTCTCCCCATTTCTCCCTCTGGTGAGTGCATGCAAGCAGTTTCTTGCGTGCTAACGCAATTGGTCGGTGGCCAATTTGCAGAATGCAACATGAACATTCTTTATGCCAACTCTGGCAAGATGGTATACAGGAATTATGATGTCTGACACCTCTCTCTTAAAAAATACTTTCTTCCCTATTATGTCTGCAAAACAAAGATGAATTGCATCAGCACTATATAATACAGCCATTTAGCTCTTCAATATTATGATAGTTGTTTGTTCCTATCTTAGCTAGTGAGCTTCTTTACATTTTGGTAAAGTTCTGTTCCAATGCTGAGGATACAGTTTAACATATTTTCTGATCTTAAATGGTTTGTCTGGCAACCGATTGGTTCCATCTCTCTTACAATTAGGGGCCTGATTTTGATTCTTGTTTAGGCTGGCATGCATATTTATGCGAGAGCTTCGGCTAGTGGAAAACGCGTTCAGGTCACTGCtgttaatatattttgttttcaaattctTTTATTTCTGAAAAACTTAACTTCCTAACTAACACGAACACCTGCAGTCCAACATGGGAGCAAAGAACCATGGAATTGTGATGCCTGATGCAAACTTGGATGCAACTTTAAATGCTTTAGTTGCAGCTGGTTTTGGTGCCGCGGGACAAAGGTGCATGGCTCTTAGCACAGTGGTGTTTGTTGGGGGATCAAAATTATGGTACTCCTCTTTCTTGGTGGGCATCACacattttgttttcatttttgtttCCATTTCATTAAACACAACTGCTCAAATGTTTACCAGCAAAACTAAGAAAGGCAATCTTCTGTTTACGAATGCGctgtttcaatttttgtttcagaaAATGTTTATAATTCAGGATTTTACTTTGTTAAGTGAAACGCGTTTCTTCTATTCTCTTATGTGGGCTGTTTTCAAAAGACCTGTGTGTTTGTTAGTGCGATTTGGTTAAGTAGAAGTTCCATGTTCAGCAAACTATTTGGATCTTTGTAGGGAAGAAAAGCTAGTGGAGCGTGCCAAAGCCCTTAAGGTGAATACTGGAACAGATCCAGAGGCAGACCTCGGTCCAGTCATTAGTAAGCAGGTTAGTGCAGTGGCAGGTATTTGTCAAGATTTCCATCAAAAGCTGTGTTTTACCAATGATTAGGTCATGATAATTGCGAATTTTTGCACGAAtaacagttttttttttgttctggCCTCTTTGTTTCTCTAATCTCACATCTTCATTCTCAGGCGAAGGACAGAGTATGCAACTTGGTCCAAAGCGGGGTTGAGAATGGGGCCAGATTATTGCTTGATGGAAGAACTATTAAGGTGCTTGTTTGTTTAGCTACTCGGTATTACAGCTTCTGAGTTTCAACCAGGTTCTCGATGAGATGCTTTGAATGCTCATGTTTTAACTATAAATAATACTTTCAGCGAAGGCTTATACATCTTTTCTTGGACCACAAGCCcttcattaaataatatcaaattgaTTGGGGTAGATTCTATTTTCACCGAGTTAGCAAATTTAATTTGACGACTACACCTTGAAAAGTTCAAATTATCTCGGAAGTTTGGGAGGTGGGGCGAGGGCAGGATACCAATGAAAATATGTTTGGTAAGATATACATGCAATTTAGTGAAATAATTAGCATTTTGTCACTAAATGTGCTTTACTTTTGGATTTATTCATGTATTTTGCATCCATGGTTGGAAATAGATGATGGATTCGTTGGATTAAATGAACAGTTACCCTTTTTCTTCCATGCGGAGTAATAGGTTCCAGGATATGAACAAGGAAATTTCATTGGGCCCACCATCTTGGCTGATGTCACTGCTGATATGGAATGTTACAAGGTACCAGTCTTTGTATTCTTTTCTTTGTATCTCATAAAGTCCATAGGAATCTTGTTGGGGGTTTTATGTTTAACTTCTCTTATTGTGGGCTTCTAGGAGGAGATATTTGGCCCTGTTCTCATTTGCATGCAGGTATGTCAGTGATTATCCATATTATATTTCATATCATGTGTTCTTTCCTAGTATTATTGAATTTAATTCCTTATCTCAGGCTGACAATATAGAAGAAGCTATAAAGATTGTCAACAAAAACAAGTATTTACACTTCCTTTTCTCTCTTTAATCGTCAAGTTATTCTTGCTTTGAGCAATTTCATGACTCTGTTATCCAAATTTTTCAGATATGGGAATGGTGCAGCTATTTTTACATCGTCTGGATTTGCTGCAAGGAAATTTCAAACTGAGATAGAGGCGGGCCAGGTAACTAAGTTGTTTCATGGCTTTGATTCAAATTTATTGTTAGTTCAACAGTTTATGACCATAATCGAACCATTTATCATGAATCAGCGAGTTTTTTTTGCCCAAAAAAGCACTATCATGCCACTGATTTTCCAGCGTACATTGACTTGAATTGGTTTGCTTCAGGTTGGTATCAATGTTCCCATTCCTGTTCCTCTGCCTTTCTTCTCCTTCACTGGCTCCAAGGCATCTTTTGCGGGGGATCTCAATTTCTACGGTAAGACAAACTAAGCTCGATCCTTTTATCACAAATAAAATCATTTGCTTTCCTCGCACATTAAACACACagcttaaaaaatatatgtcagTTCCTTTTTTTTCCACCAATTTTCATGGTTTAGCATTGTGTATCTATTCTATAAGGGGTAAAATGCCCGATCTTCGCTCTGTTCTACTGGGCGATGGATCGTTTCGTTGCAGGTAAGGCTGGAGTACAGTTTTACACACAGATCAAAACTGTGACTCAGCAATGGAAGGATTTACCAAGTGGTGCTGGAGTTTCTCTTGCCATGCCAACTTCCCAAAAGTCGTGAATCATGATAAATGCTTAGCTGAATATTTGAAAATCTTGTATTATCAGATTATTTTCTTCTAAAGCTAGCCATCTTATCTAATGAATATGTAAtgaaatttctttctttttttttcttttcaaagaaATTGAGTGAATGGTATTATAGGAGACCCTGTGAGTAAACGAAATTAATCTAgccatatataatcaaaatattaatataatattaaagcTCCAGTGAATTATCtaacaaaacaaatatttttagctTTTGATCTGAATGCAATATGATACCATCCACACATGTTTAATTTGTCGTCGAAGAATAAAACTTGCACAATTATTCTGAAAGAGGCTTATTGTAATGAGCTGACTATAGAATCACATCCTTTGACAGAACTTGGAAAGAAATACAATGATTTGATGAAGGATTCGGTTGTGATTTTGAGAAATAGAAGGTTGAGTAGTAGAAGGGAACTTTAGTTTAGAAAATATGGATTGCATAGATGAAGTAATTGGTAAGAACACACAATATGTTTGAACTAAATACTTGGAACATGATGTGATTACGGAAAACTCTTACGCTTACAATACAAGGTAAGTACTGGATCATGGGTTTTCTTATTATGTCCTATATTTTAGGAGAACAT contains the following coding sequences:
- the LOC140986381 gene encoding methylmalonate-semialdehyde dehydrogenase [acylating], mitochondrial, which produces MLRFSVQRVRNMRRLHHGIIGIANSQFSTAAEPSWRHGNSLRVPNLIGGSFVDSHSSDSIDVINPATQEVVSQVPLTTKDEFKSAVFAAKQAFPSWRNTPITTRQRAMLKFQDLIRKNMDKLALNITTEQGKTLKDAQGDVFRGLEVVEHVCGMATLQMGEYVSNVSNGIDTYSIREPIGVCAGICPFNFPAMIPLWMFPVAVTCGNTFVLKPSEKDPGASMILAELAMEAGLPDGVLNIVHGTNDTVNAICDDEDIRAISFVGSNTAGMHIYARASASGKRVQSNMGAKNHGIVMPDANLDATLNALVAAGFGAAGQRCMALSTVVFVGGSKLWEEKLVERAKALKVNTGTDPEADLGPVISKQAKDRVCNLVQSGVENGARLLLDGRTIKVPGYEQGNFIGPTILADVTADMECYKEEIFGPVLICMQADNIEEAIKIVNKNKYGNGAAIFTSSGFAARKFQTEIEAGQVGINVPIPVPLPFFSFTGSKASFAGDLNFYGKAGVQFYTQIKTVTQQWKDLPSGAGVSLAMPTSQKS